From the Rhodoferax mekongensis genome, one window contains:
- a CDS encoding GNAT family N-acetyltransferase translates to MPAAAVPIALKLAERATGIEVQWARHQDDVRAAQRLRFDVFAGEMGARLNTPLAGHDVDLFDNFCEHLLVRDQATGQVIGTYRVLTPAQAKRVGSFYSDTEFDLTRLRSLRERMVELGRSCVHPDHRHGGVIMALWGALAEFMVRNQLDSMIGCASIPMLHNGVVSGDVAASIWRQVQATHLAPIDYHVRPRLPLPIEQLDSTLDVEPPALIKGYLRLGAKVLGAPAWDPDFNTADLPMLMRIADLPARYRKHFLGA, encoded by the coding sequence ATGCCGGCAGCAGCGGTACCCATTGCCCTGAAACTGGCCGAGCGCGCCACCGGCATTGAAGTGCAGTGGGCCCGCCATCAGGACGATGTGCGTGCCGCCCAGCGCCTGCGTTTTGATGTGTTTGCCGGCGAGATGGGTGCCCGACTGAACACTCCCTTGGCCGGACACGATGTCGATTTGTTTGACAACTTCTGCGAGCACCTGCTGGTGCGCGACCAGGCCACCGGTCAAGTGATAGGCACCTACCGCGTGCTGACCCCTGCCCAGGCCAAGCGCGTGGGCAGCTTCTACAGCGACACCGAATTCGACCTGACCCGCCTGCGTTCCTTGCGTGAGCGCATGGTGGAACTGGGCCGCAGCTGCGTGCACCCGGATCACCGCCACGGCGGCGTCATCATGGCGCTGTGGGGCGCGTTGGCGGAGTTCATGGTGCGCAACCAGTTGGACTCCATGATCGGCTGCGCCAGCATCCCCATGCTGCACAACGGTGTGGTGAGCGGCGATGTTGCAGCCAGCATCTGGCGTCAGGTGCAAGCCACCCACCTGGCACCGATTGACTACCACGTGCGTCCCCGCTTGCCATTGCCGATTGAACAGCTGGACAGCACACTGGACGTGGAGCCGCCTGCATTGATCAAAGGCTACTTGCGCTTGGGTGCCAAAGTGCTGGGCGCGCCGGCCTGGGACCCGGATTTCAACACCGCAGACCTGCCGATGCTCATGCGCATCGCGGACCTGCCGGCCCGTTACCGCAAGCACTTCCTGGGGGCGTAA
- the ppk1 gene encoding polyphosphate kinase 1: MWTSFQDRSSIADPRLLDRDLSLLAFNERVLDWAVREDVPLMERLRFLCIVSSNLDEFFEVRAEPHLSAARARDEKGQYSVASFDRLADSLHKLVSRQYTLYNEQLMPAFEAQGIRIMSHGERNAAQRAWVKQYFEKEVRPLLIPVGLDPSHPFPQVANKSLNFIVRLTGKDAFGRENEIAIVKVPRVLPRLIRMPDKVAGAKASFVSLSSVIRAHLAELFTGREVWQFSQFRVTRHSDLAVDEDDVQNLRMALRQGLEHRHYGQAVRLEVSAGCSEHLADFLLKQFELPAKALYRVHGPVNLVRLTQLIDLAERPDLCFSPYKPNFPVLMHPGRSIFEQLKERDILIHQPYESFDGVLSFLREAVNDPKVLAIKQTIYRTGSDSELMELLREAVRRGKEVTVVVELKARFDEEANINWAEMLESIGAQVVYGVVGLKTHAKMMLITRREGKNLKRYGHLSTGNYNPRTARLYTDISHLTADASITTDMEHVFVHMASQSKLPRLSRLWMAPFHLHRNTIAKIDALGRAAAAGKDARIVAKMNSLTDEALVRSLIAAGQQGVKIDVIVRGACILPAQVPGYTDNIRVRSVIGRLLEHSRVFYFRIDAVDELYLSSADWMNRNMVRRVEVAWPVTDEGLRQRLVDECLVAYLHDGVDAWDMHADGLYYRNGSVEQGNAHSAQKALMDRYGRFEKR, encoded by the coding sequence ATGTGGACCTCTTTTCAGGATCGCTCCTCCATTGCAGACCCTCGTCTGTTGGACCGCGACCTTAGTCTTTTAGCTTTCAACGAGCGTGTGCTGGACTGGGCGGTGCGTGAAGACGTGCCGTTGATGGAGCGCCTGCGTTTCCTGTGCATTGTCTCCAGCAACCTCGACGAGTTCTTTGAAGTCCGCGCAGAACCGCATTTGAGTGCCGCACGTGCCCGGGACGAAAAAGGCCAGTACTCGGTCGCCAGCTTTGACCGTTTGGCTGACTCGCTGCACAAGCTGGTGAGCCGCCAGTACACGCTGTACAACGAACAACTGATGCCGGCCTTCGAGGCACAAGGCATCCGCATCATGTCGCACGGCGAGCGCAATGCGGCGCAGCGTGCATGGGTGAAGCAGTACTTTGAAAAAGAAGTGCGCCCCTTGCTGATCCCGGTGGGGCTGGACCCTTCGCACCCCTTTCCGCAGGTAGCCAACAAATCGCTCAACTTCATTGTGCGTTTGACCGGCAAAGACGCCTTCGGTCGCGAAAACGAAATCGCGATTGTGAAAGTACCGCGGGTATTGCCGCGCCTTATCCGCATGCCTGACAAGGTGGCTGGGGCCAAGGCCTCGTTTGTGTCACTTTCCAGCGTCATTCGTGCGCACTTGGCCGAGCTCTTTACCGGACGGGAGGTCTGGCAGTTTTCGCAATTCCGCGTGACGCGGCATTCTGATCTGGCGGTGGACGAGGACGATGTACAGAACTTGCGCATGGCGCTGCGCCAAGGCCTGGAGCACCGGCACTACGGGCAGGCCGTCCGCCTGGAGGTGTCTGCAGGTTGTTCCGAGCACCTCGCGGACTTTTTGCTGAAGCAGTTTGAGTTGCCAGCGAAAGCGCTGTACCGGGTACATGGCCCGGTGAACCTGGTGCGCCTGACCCAGTTGATCGACTTGGCCGAACGTCCCGATTTGTGCTTCTCACCGTACAAGCCTAACTTTCCGGTTCTGATGCATCCGGGGCGCTCCATCTTTGAGCAGCTCAAAGAGCGTGACATCCTGATTCACCAGCCTTATGAAAGCTTCGATGGTGTGCTGTCTTTCCTGCGCGAAGCGGTGAACGACCCCAAGGTGCTCGCCATCAAGCAAACTATTTACCGCACGGGCTCAGATTCCGAGCTGATGGAGTTGCTGCGGGAGGCCGTGCGCCGCGGGAAAGAAGTGACAGTGGTGGTGGAGCTCAAAGCCCGCTTTGACGAAGAAGCCAACATCAACTGGGCGGAGATGCTCGAATCCATTGGAGCCCAAGTGGTGTACGGGGTGGTGGGCCTCAAAACCCACGCCAAGATGATGCTGATCACCCGCCGTGAGGGCAAAAACCTCAAGCGCTATGGGCACCTGTCCACCGGTAACTACAACCCGCGCACGGCGCGTTTGTACACCGACATCAGCCACCTGACTGCCGATGCATCCATCACCACCGATATGGAGCATGTGTTCGTGCACATGGCCAGTCAGAGCAAGCTGCCGCGTTTGTCCAGACTGTGGATGGCGCCTTTCCATTTGCACCGCAACACGATTGCCAAGATCGACGCGCTGGGCCGTGCAGCAGCGGCCGGGAAAGACGCTCGCATCGTGGCGAAGATGAACTCGCTGACGGACGAGGCACTGGTCCGAAGCCTGATCGCTGCCGGTCAGCAGGGCGTCAAGATTGACGTGATCGTGCGGGGTGCCTGCATTCTCCCGGCGCAGGTTCCGGGCTACACCGACAACATCCGGGTCCGCTCGGTCATTGGCCGGTTGTTGGAGCACTCGCGGGTGTTTTACTTCCGTATCGATGCAGTAGACGAGCTGTACCTCTCGAGTGCAGACTGGATGAACCGCAATATGGTGCGCCGTGTAGAAGTGGCGTGGCCGGTCACGGATGAAGGCTTGCGGCAACGCCTGGTAGACGAATGCCTGGTGGCCTATTTGCATGACGGCGTGGACGCCTGGGACATGCACGCGGATGGGTTGTACTACCGCAATGGCTCGGTGGAGCAGGGCAACGCCCATAGCGCGCAAAAAGCGCTGATGGACCGCTACGGCCGCTTCGAGAAACGCTGA
- a CDS encoding GGDEF domain-containing protein yields the protein MQSTQLRLVKGNMPTNSGPRPLEAILQRNALYPVFQPIIKLDDGAVYAHEALIRGPQGSALHTPDKLLIAAVQEGLSYELETACVAATLSSWGRLKTAGRLFVNISAEALIKAFDSRGREGLLHWIQDFHVIPRMLVLEITEHERVENMDRLAEVVNEVRSAGLSLALDDFGDGRSSLRLWSQIKPEVVKIDKYFTRNISAHGDKLKTIQALQQIANIFGTALVAEGIETAEDLRVLRDVGIEYGQGYFLGRPEGSPLQTLPEEPRRVLAERQVVVLPELGRISQGGHLRSLSLLKAPTVTPDTNNDTLARIFLENPVLHAVAVLQGERPVGIINRAQFMNEYTKLYYREVWGRKPCVVHANPEPRLIEREHSVDELVGILTSQDQRYLSDGFIATENGRYVGLGTGDQLVRSVTETRIEAARHANPLTFLPGNIPITQHIERLLKKQACFVACYADLNHFKPYNDYYGYWRGDEMIRLLARIAMEQCDSQRDFLGHVGGDDFILLFQSTDWRERCERLVAEFAERARALFDDNARAAGGIEAEDRHGVRRFFPCTTLSIGAVVVDGQHFTRAEDVANLAAMAKHEAKLSTTGLHETVLA from the coding sequence ATGCAGTCAACCCAGTTGCGTTTGGTCAAGGGCAACATGCCTACCAACAGCGGGCCAAGACCCCTGGAGGCAATACTGCAACGCAATGCGTTGTACCCCGTTTTTCAGCCCATCATTAAATTGGATGATGGGGCTGTTTATGCGCATGAGGCTCTGATACGTGGGCCTCAGGGCAGTGCTCTGCACACTCCGGACAAGTTGTTGATTGCCGCGGTCCAGGAAGGTCTTTCCTATGAACTGGAGACCGCCTGTGTTGCTGCAACCCTGAGCAGTTGGGGGCGCCTCAAAACCGCGGGACGCTTGTTTGTGAACATCAGTGCCGAGGCGCTGATCAAGGCCTTTGATTCGCGTGGGCGCGAAGGCTTGCTGCATTGGATTCAGGATTTCCATGTGATCCCCCGCATGCTGGTGTTGGAGATTACCGAGCACGAGCGTGTGGAGAACATGGATCGTCTGGCCGAGGTGGTGAATGAGGTCCGTTCTGCGGGCTTGTCTCTCGCCTTGGATGATTTCGGTGATGGCCGTTCCAGCTTGCGTCTTTGGTCCCAGATCAAGCCGGAGGTAGTGAAGATTGACAAGTACTTCACCCGCAACATCAGCGCCCATGGTGACAAGCTCAAAACCATCCAGGCGCTGCAGCAAATTGCCAACATCTTTGGTACCGCCCTGGTCGCGGAGGGCATTGAAACCGCCGAAGACTTGCGGGTGCTGCGAGACGTGGGCATTGAGTACGGCCAAGGCTATTTTCTGGGGCGCCCTGAGGGGAGTCCGCTACAAACTTTGCCGGAAGAGCCCCGGCGTGTATTGGCAGAGCGTCAGGTGGTAGTACTGCCGGAGCTGGGCCGCATTTCGCAGGGTGGGCATTTGCGCAGCCTGTCGCTGCTGAAGGCGCCTACCGTGACGCCCGACACCAACAATGACACGCTGGCACGGATATTTTTGGAAAACCCGGTTTTGCATGCGGTGGCAGTGCTGCAGGGCGAGCGTCCTGTGGGCATTATCAACAGGGCACAGTTCATGAACGAATACACCAAGCTGTATTACCGCGAGGTGTGGGGCCGCAAACCCTGTGTGGTGCACGCCAACCCTGAGCCCCGCCTGATTGAGCGGGAGCACAGCGTGGATGAGCTGGTGGGCATTCTGACCTCACAGGATCAGCGCTACCTGAGTGATGGTTTTATTGCTACAGAGAACGGTCGCTATGTGGGCTTGGGCACCGGAGACCAGCTGGTGCGCTCGGTGACCGAGACGCGCATTGAAGCCGCCCGGCACGCCAATCCACTCACGTTTCTGCCGGGAAATATTCCCATCACCCAGCATATCGAACGCCTTCTCAAGAAGCAGGCGTGCTTTGTGGCTTGTTACGCGGATTTGAATCACTTCAAGCCTTACAACGACTATTACGGCTATTGGCGGGGCGACGAGATGATTCGTCTGCTTGCCCGTATCGCGATGGAGCAATGTGATTCCCAGCGGGATTTCCTGGGGCACGTGGGGGGCGATGACTTTATTTTGTTGTTCCAGAGCACCGATTGGCGTGAACGCTGCGAACGTCTGGTGGCCGAGTTTGCCGAGCGGGCCCGCGCCCTGTTTGACGACAACGCGCGTGCGGCGGGGGGAATCGAAGCCGAGGACAGGCACGGGGTACGACGGTTTTTCCCCTGTACCACTTTGTCCATCGGGGCTGTGGTGGTTGACGGTCAGCACTTCACCCGTGCGGAGGACGTGGCCAACCTGGCCGCCATGGCCAAGCACGAGGCCAAACTGTCCACTACCGGTTTACACGAAACAGTGCTGGCTTAG
- a CDS encoding arsenate reductase ArsC, protein MSAKPLNVLFLCTHNSARSILAEATLNHIGGGRFQGFSAGSSPRENQQPNPIGLRTLRNAGISVDGLRSKSWDEFALPDAPHMDLIITVCDNAAGEVCPFWPGKPATAHWGYADPSAGDGSDEQKADAFKNTLHAIHRRLELLVNLPEEKLDAMVLQRTAKELAAA, encoded by the coding sequence ATGTCTGCCAAACCCCTCAACGTACTCTTTTTGTGCACCCACAACTCGGCTCGCAGCATCCTGGCTGAGGCCACGCTCAACCACATCGGCGGCGGCCGCTTTCAAGGCTTCTCGGCCGGCAGCAGCCCGCGCGAGAACCAGCAGCCCAACCCCATCGGCCTGCGAACCCTGCGCAACGCCGGCATCAGTGTGGACGGCCTGCGCAGCAAAAGCTGGGACGAGTTCGCCCTGCCCGATGCACCCCACATGGACCTGATCATTACCGTGTGCGACAACGCCGCAGGCGAAGTCTGTCCCTTCTGGCCCGGCAAGCCCGCCACCGCCCACTGGGGCTACGCCGACCCGTCTGCGGGTGATGGCAGCGACGAACAGAAGGCTGATGCCTTCAAAAACACCCTGCACGCCATCCATCGCCGATTGGAGTTGTTGGTTAACCTGCCGGAAGAGAAGCTGGACGCCATGGTGCTCCAGCGCACGGCCAAGGAGTTGGCAGCAGCATGA
- a CDS encoding SixA phosphatase family protein: MDLILWRHAEAIDLDLVGDDMLRSLTSKGEKQAARMAAWLDRQLPDGARIWASPATRTEQTAMALQRKYKTHSSLAPLSNVDDLLRLVQWPNAKGCVVVVGHQPTLGQTISRLLGLNESECAVKKGALWWLRHRERDGVGQTVVVTVQSPEVL, from the coding sequence ATGGACCTGATTTTGTGGCGGCACGCAGAGGCCATAGATCTTGACCTGGTCGGTGACGACATGCTGCGCTCACTGACCAGCAAAGGCGAAAAGCAAGCTGCTCGCATGGCAGCATGGCTGGACCGGCAACTGCCGGATGGCGCGAGGATCTGGGCCAGCCCGGCAACCCGCACCGAGCAAACGGCCATGGCCTTGCAGCGCAAGTACAAGACCCACTCTTCCTTGGCGCCGCTCAGCAATGTGGATGATTTGTTGCGCTTGGTGCAGTGGCCCAACGCCAAAGGATGTGTGGTGGTGGTCGGCCACCAACCGACATTGGGGCAGACGATTTCCCGTCTGCTGGGTTTGAACGAGAGCGAGTGCGCCGTGAAGAAGGGCGCACTCTGGTGGCTGCGCCACCGGGAGCGCGACGGCGTCGGGCAAACGGTGGTGGTGACAGTGCAGTCACCCGAGGTGCTGTGA
- a CDS encoding ArsR/SmtB family transcription factor: MNTDIDAASNEARTLKALTALAQAQRLRIFKALVVAGQDGLTPGVLAEQLGSTPSGLSFHLKELAHSGLIDSEQRGRNLIYRANFARMNGVLAYLTEHCCQGAACEVSITANACTTC, translated from the coding sequence ATGAACACTGACATCGATGCCGCTTCGAACGAAGCCCGGACCCTCAAAGCCCTGACCGCCCTGGCGCAGGCCCAGCGCCTGCGCATCTTCAAGGCACTGGTGGTGGCCGGGCAGGACGGTTTAACCCCCGGCGTACTGGCGGAGCAACTGGGCTCCACGCCCAGTGGCCTGTCGTTTCACCTGAAGGAACTGGCCCACTCTGGCCTGATTGACAGCGAACAGCGCGGACGCAACCTGATTTACCGCGCCAACTTCGCCCGCATGAACGGCGTGCTGGCCTACCTGACCGAGCACTGCTGCCAGGGCGCTGCCTGCGAGGTGAGCATCACGGCCAATGCTTGCACCACCTGCTAG
- a CDS encoding glycosyltransferase family 4 protein has translation MKLVLVTDAWLPQVNGVVTTLVELVRELESLGHAVHVIHPGLFRTRPCPGYDGIDIAVRPAKPLAEMLDAANADAIHLATEGPLGWAARSYCRKRGLAFTTAYHTRFPEILKAALKVPLWIGYALFRHFHKPSSGVLVPTSAMLRLLHDKGFRNLRSWTHGVDTRLFSYQDAPQVYAPLGAMARPVSLFVGRASYEKNIEAFLKLDVPGTKVVCGVGPLEKDLRERYPMVRWLGVLPRAELAQVYAAADVFVMPSQHETFGLVMLEAMACGTPVAAYPVEGPTEVVGVPPQGGVTHSDLQQAWYGALSVPRHEARSQALQFSWAYASLMFAGHLVPARAGTRLQRAAVGAVDVINMSS, from the coding sequence ATGAAATTGGTATTGGTCACAGACGCCTGGCTTCCGCAGGTGAACGGCGTGGTAACCACGCTGGTTGAGCTGGTGCGCGAGCTGGAGTCCTTGGGGCATGCGGTACATGTCATCCACCCCGGTTTGTTCCGCACCCGGCCTTGCCCCGGCTACGATGGCATCGACATCGCAGTGCGCCCGGCCAAGCCCCTGGCTGAGATGCTGGACGCCGCCAATGCCGATGCCATCCACCTGGCCACCGAAGGCCCGCTGGGTTGGGCTGCACGGAGTTACTGCCGCAAGCGGGGCTTGGCGTTCACCACGGCGTATCACACCCGGTTTCCCGAGATTCTGAAGGCCGCACTCAAAGTGCCTTTGTGGATCGGCTATGCGCTGTTCCGGCATTTCCACAAACCTTCATCCGGTGTGCTGGTGCCTACCTCTGCCATGCTGCGCCTGCTGCACGACAAAGGCTTTCGCAATTTGCGGAGCTGGACACATGGGGTGGATACCCGCCTCTTCAGCTACCAGGATGCTCCGCAGGTGTACGCGCCTCTGGGGGCGATGGCACGACCCGTGTCCTTGTTTGTAGGCCGGGCTTCGTATGAAAAGAACATCGAAGCTTTTTTGAAGCTCGATGTGCCGGGCACCAAGGTCGTATGCGGCGTCGGGCCGTTGGAAAAAGATCTGCGCGAGCGCTATCCCATGGTGCGTTGGTTGGGGGTGTTGCCACGTGCCGAGTTGGCGCAGGTCTACGCCGCGGCCGATGTGTTTGTCATGCCCAGCCAGCACGAAACCTTCGGGCTGGTGATGTTGGAGGCTATGGCCTGCGGCACACCGGTGGCCGCCTACCCGGTGGAGGGTCCGACCGAAGTGGTGGGTGTGCCACCACAGGGTGGCGTAACGCACAGTGATTTGCAGCAAGCCTGGTATGGTGCGCTCAGCGTCCCACGCCATGAAGCGCGCAGCCAGGCCCTGCAGTTCAGTTGGGCGTATGCTTCGCTCATGTTTGCGGGCCATCTGGTTCCTGCCCGCGCCGGCACACGTCTTCAGCGCGCAGCGGTTGGTGCGGTAGACGTCATAAATATGTCATCTTAA
- a CDS encoding UDP-2,3-diacylglucosamine diphosphatase, whose product MRSTFDALGANLHGLVTGAEGPDTDDDVGHRRYRAVFVSDIHLGTAGCQAKPLLDFLKHHPSDNLYLVGDIIDGWQLRRRWFWPQAHNDVVQKLLRRARKGCRVVFIPGNHDEFARAFVGHQFGGIEVHDDTVHTTADGRKLWVTHGDYFDAVIQRAKWLAYTGDYAYEFTLRMNRHLNHWRARLGLPYWSLSAYLKHKVKMALNYVTDFEKAVAQEARNRGHDGVVCGHIHRAEMRTIDGTLYCNDGDWVESRTALVEHMDGQLELVQWGDTPAKPAAALLPAPLQGTVA is encoded by the coding sequence ATGCGCAGCACATTCGACGCCCTGGGAGCCAACTTGCATGGATTGGTGACGGGCGCCGAAGGCCCCGATACCGACGATGATGTGGGCCACCGCCGCTACCGCGCGGTGTTTGTGTCAGACATCCATTTGGGCACGGCGGGTTGCCAAGCCAAGCCGCTGCTGGACTTCCTGAAGCACCACCCCAGCGATAACCTGTATCTGGTGGGCGACATCATTGACGGCTGGCAACTGCGCCGCCGCTGGTTCTGGCCCCAGGCCCACAATGATGTGGTGCAAAAGCTCTTGCGCCGCGCCCGCAAGGGTTGCCGTGTGGTGTTCATTCCCGGTAACCACGACGAGTTTGCACGCGCGTTTGTGGGTCACCAGTTCGGCGGCATCGAAGTGCACGATGACACGGTGCACACCACCGCCGACGGGCGCAAGCTCTGGGTCACCCATGGCGACTATTTCGACGCGGTGATTCAGCGCGCCAAGTGGCTGGCCTACACCGGTGACTATGCCTACGAATTCACCCTGCGGATGAACCGCCATTTGAACCATTGGCGTGCCCGCTTGGGGCTGCCCTATTGGTCACTCTCGGCCTACTTGAAACACAAAGTGAAGATGGCCCTCAACTACGTGACGGACTTTGAAAAGGCAGTGGCCCAGGAGGCCCGCAACCGGGGGCACGACGGTGTGGTGTGCGGCCATATCCACCGCGCTGAAATGCGCACGATTGACGGCACCTTGTATTGCAACGATGGTGACTGGGTGGAGAGCCGCACCGCGCTGGTAGAGCATATGGACGGTCAATTGGAATTGGTCCAATGGGGCGACACACCCGCCAAACCGGCGGCGGCTTTGTTGCCTGCACCCTTGCAGGGAACCGTGGCATGA